In one window of Camelina sativa cultivar DH55 chromosome 15, Cs, whole genome shotgun sequence DNA:
- the LOC104745970 gene encoding polyadenylate-binding protein 6-like: MALVKSETKASGNQQQHSSRFTSSLYVGDLSPDVTEQDLIHKFSLTVPVSSVHLCRNSVTGKSLCYAYINFDSPSTASNAMACLNHTDLKGKAMRIMWSRRDLQYRRTTGLGNLYVKNLDSSITSICLERMFSPYGDVLSCKVAEENGKSKGFGFVQFHTEQSAATARSALHGSVVDGKKLFVAKFINKNERAAMAGHQESTNVYVKNLIETVTEDYLHTLFSPYGTISSVVVMRDGMGRSRGFGFVNFCNPVNDKKAVKSLHGQPLGSKTLFVGMALRSDERKEMLKQKYKGNFIAKSNMGWSNLYVKNLSESMNETRLREIFGSYGKIVSAKVMRHENGRSKGFGFVCFSNCEASKQAKRELNGFKVDGKRFVVRVAERKEDRLKRLQQYFHGQPQHYTQVPTVPQPVLPSVPSSFHGQPHHYTQVPPVPSPAQAVFPSVPSCLYGQPCHYTQVPPVTSPAQPVLPSVPSSFHGQPHHYTQVPPVPYGASYYYMAPQLPQMFSHQNITTYVPAGQAPLKEKRSVHLVYKHPAYPFAKSGAKQKLVFKGEGNRTLEAATCSKATTSAENRREASPALKVMSSPKVKKAEKSGKQIALIGGGCLNIGPAAVA, encoded by the exons atGGCGCTCGTGAAATCTGAAACGAAGGCGTCGGGAAATCAACAGCAGCATTCTTCAAGGTTTACATCTTCGCTTTACGTCGGTGATCTTAGCCCAGACGTGACGGAGCAAGATCTCATCCACAAATTCTCTTTGACTGTTCCTGTCTCCTCCGTTCATCTTTGCCGTAACTCCGTCACCGGAAAATCCTTGTGTTACGCTTACATCAACTTCGATTCTCCTTCCACCG CGTCGAATGCTATGGCGTGCTTAAACCATACTGATTTGAAGGGGAAGGCTATGCGAATAATGTGGTCTCGGAGGGATCTTCAATACCGTCGTACTACTGGGCTTGGAAATCTATACGTTAAGAATCTTGACAGCTCGATCACTAGCATTTGCTTAGAGCGAATGTTTTCCCCCTATGGAGACGTACTCTCTTGCAAAGTCGCTGAAGAGAATGGCAAAAGTAAAGGTTTTGGCTTTGTTCAGTTTCATACAGAGCAATCTGCTGCAACTGCTCGTTCTGCTCTCCATGGCTCTGTCGTTGATGGCAAGAAACT gTTCGTAGCCAAGTTCATCAACAAGAATGAAAGAGCAGCTATGGCAGGACATCAAGAATCCACAAACGTTTATGTGAAGAATCTGATTGAAACTGTTACAGAGGATTATCTACATACACTGTTTTCTCCATATGGGACAATCTCAAGTGTTGTGGTTATGAGGGATGGTATGGGAAGATCTAGAGGTTTCGGATTTGTCAACTTCTGCAATCCAGTAAATGATAAGAAAGCTGTGAAATCTCTCCATGGACAACCACTTG GATCGAAGACTTTGTTTGTTGGAATGGCACTGAGAAGTGATGAAAGGAAGGAGATGCTGAAGCAAAAATACAAGGGCAACTTTATTGCCAAGTCTAACATGGGATGGTCCAATCTGTACGTGAAGAACTTGAGTGAATCAATGAATGAAACAAGACTGCGAGAAATATTTGGAAGCTATGGGAAAATAGTCTCAGCTAAAGTGATGCGTCATGAGAATGGTAGAAGTAAGGGATTCGGCTTTGTGTGTTTCTCTAACTGTGAAGCGTCCAAACAGGCTAAAAGAGAGCTCAATG GGTTTAAAGTTGATGGAAAACGATTTGTTGTTCGAGTTGCTGAGCGCAAAGAGGATCGACTCAAGAGGTTGCAGCAATACTTTCATGGACAACCACAGCATTACACGCAAGTTCCTACTGTCCCTCAGCCAGTCCTCCCATCTGTGCCCAGCAGCTTTCATGGACAACCACATCATTACACGCAAGTTCCTCCTGTCCCTTCACCAGCTCAGGCAGTCTTCCCATCTGTGCCCAGCTGCTTGTATGGACAACCATGTCATTACACGCAAGTTCCTCCAGTCACTTCACCAGCTCAGCCAGTCCTCCCATCTGTGCCCAGCAGCTTTCATGGACAACCACATCATTACACGCAAGTTCCTCCTGTCCCTTACGGTGCATCTTATTACTATATGGCGCCTCAGTTACCACAAATGTTTAGCCACCAAAACATCACCACCTAT GTTCCAGCTGGCCAGGCTCCTCTCAAGGAGAAAAGATCAGTGCACCTAGTCTACAAACACCCG GCTTATCCCTTTGCCAAAAGTGGTGCCAAACAGAAACTTGTCTTTAAGGGTGAGGGTAACCGAACTTTAGAGGCTGCGACATGCTCAAAAGCAACAACATCTGCTGAGAACCGTAGAGAAGCATCACCCGCTTTGAAAGTAATGTCGTCACCAAAAGTGAAGAAGGCAGAGAAGTCAGGAAAAC
- the LOC104745971 gene encoding nitrile-specifier protein 1-like yields the protein MAQKLAAKGGEIGDVWDDGVYDNVRKVYVGQGQDGIAFVKFEYVNGSQVVAGDKHGGGNKSTVLGVDEFEIDVDDYIVYVEGYREKVNDMPTEMITFLTFKTYNGKTSQPIEQRPGTKFVLHGGKIVGFHGRSTDVLHSLGAYVSSAPSASKLLGKWIKVEQKGEGPGQRCSHGIAQVGNKIYAFGGEFIPNQPIDKHLYVFDLETRTWSISPATGDIPHLSCLGVRMVSVGSTLYVFGGRDASRQYNGFYSFDTTTNEWKLVTPVEKGPTPRSFHSMAADENNVYVFGGVSATERLKTLDAYNIVDKKWVQCSTPGDNFSVRGGAGLEVVQGKVYVVYGFNGCEVDDVHYYDPVQDKWSQVETFGERPSERSVFASAAVGKHILLFGGEIAMDPLAHAGPGQLADGTFALDTETSKWERLDKIGEEEETPSSRGWTASTTGTIDGKKGLVMHAGKAPTNDRFDDLFFYGIESA from the exons ATGGCCCAAAAGCTGGCAGCAAAGGGTGGTGAGATTGGAGATGTTTGGGATGATGGTGTTTACGACAATGTTAGAAAGGTGTATGTAGGGCAAGGCCAAGATGGTATAGCATTCGTCAAGTTTGAGTACGTCAATGGTTCTCAAGTGGTTGCTGGAGATAAACATGGTGGCGGAAACAAGAGTACTGTGCTAGGAGTTGATGAG TTTGAGATTGATGTTGATGACTACATCGTATACGTGGAAGGTTACCGTGAGAAAGTTAATGATATGCCCACAGAAATGATCACGTTTCTTACATTCAAAACCTATAACGGCAAAACCTCTCAGCCTATTGAACAAAGACCTGGGACTAAGTTTGTGCTTCACGGTGGAAAAATCGTTGGGTTTCACGGACGTTCGACCGACGTTCTACACTCCCTCGGGGCCTATGTTTCTTCGGCGCCGTCCGCTTCGAAATTGCTCGGAAAATGGATAAAG GTGGAGCAAAAAGGAGAAGGTCCAGGGCAAAGATGCTCGCATGGCATAGCACAGGTAGGTAACAAGATTTACGCCTTTGGTGGTGAGTTCATACCAAATCAGCCCATCGACAAACACCTTTATGTCTTTGACCTCGAGACCCGTACTTGGTCCATTTCTCCAGCCACCGGAGACATTCCGCACCTCTCTTGCTTAGGTGTCCGTATGGTGTCCGTAGGATCAACCCTCTATGTCTTTGGAGGCCGAGACGCCTCACGGCAATATAACGGTTTCTACTCATTTGACACGACCACGAACGAGTGGAAACTGGTAACCCCTGTCGAAAAAGGACCCACTCCTCGTAGTTTTCACTCGATGGCAGCCGATGAGAACAACGTTTACGTTTTCGGTGGGGTAAGTGCTACGGAGCGGCTCAAGACACTAGACGCTTACAACATTGTTGATAAGAAGTGGGTGCAGTGTTCGACTCCAGGAGATAACTTTAGCGTTAGAGGAGGAGCAGGGCTCGAAGTGGTGCAAGGGAAGGTATATGTTGTGTACGGATTCAACGGATGTGAAGTTGATGATGTTCATTACTATGATCCTGTACAAGACAAGTGGTCACAAGTGGAAACATTTGGTGAGAGGCCTTCGGAAAGGAGTGTATTTGCTAGTGCGGCTGTTGGAAAACACATTTTGTTGTTTGGAGGTGAGATTGCGATGGACCCACTAGCTCACGCGGGTCCGGGTCAACTGGCCGATGGCACTTTTGCGTTGGACACAGAGACGTCAAAATGGGAGAGGTTGGATAAGATTGGTGAAGAGGAGGAGACTCCGAGTAGCAGAGGATGGACAGCGTCCACAACTGGGACCATTGATGGTAAGAAAGGGCTTGTAATGCATGCTGGGAAAGCTCCAACCAATGACCGGTTTGatgatcttttcttttatggaaTTGAATCTGCTTGA